The nucleotide window CAGTTTCATTGGAAGCGCCAAGTAACATGGTCCACCTTTGAAGATTACCTGCTCGCCATGCGTTCCAGTGCGCGAAAGCAAATACGCAAAGAGCGCCGAGTCGCACAAAGTCATGGTTTTGATTTGCGTATCATCCGGCCTGAAGAGTTAACGGCCGAACACATCAATGCGCTTTATCGTTTTTATCAAAACACGGTCGATGACAAATTCGCGCATGCTTACCTTACGCGTGATTTTTTCGAGGAACTTCAGCGAAATCCGGAAAACTTTCTTGCAACCTTCGCCTTCGATCAAGGAAAGCCCGTGGCAGCCGCACTTTTTTTTCATAAAGCAAACACCCTGTACGGCCGCTACTGGGGCGCTGACATCGAGGCCGACTCACTTCATTTTGAACTTTGCTACTATCTACCGATCGAGTGGTGCTTGGAGCAAGGGATTGACTATTTTGAAGCAGGCGCCCAAGGCACCCATAAAATCAAACGCGGTTTTTTACCTGCATCCTGTTACAGCGCCCACCTTTTTCAGGATACACGTTTGGCTTCCGCCGTTGCTCGTTTCATCCGCCTAGAACGCAAGTCTGTGGAGCAAGAAATGTCCCTACTCTCGCAACATTCACCTTTCAAGCAAACAGCAACAGACACAAAAGACTGACTTGGTTTTTTTGAGATTGGATGTCTTTTTGAGTCTATGGTACTTAATTTTTTATGACACTAAATCATCTCCCTGTAGCTTTATTTTTTTTACTTTCTCTTCTCGGGATTGCATGCTCAAGCAGTAAAAACTCAGCCAACTTGAACGATGGTGGCATCGACGCTGATGCTCAAACACCCATCGATGCCAACACAGCAGACGGTGGCGTTGGCAGTGGCGTATTTCCCCTCGGGGTGTCGGCCAATGGTCGCTACGTCGTAGACGCATCAGGCAATCCTTTTTTAATCCATGGCGAGGCCGCATGGTCTCTTATTGTCCAACTTAACCTCACTGAAGCAGAAACCTATTTGCAGGATCGGCATTCACGTGGCGTAACCACACTTCTGGTTAATTTAATTGAAAGCTATTTCTCAGACAACCCACCCAACAACGCCAACGGGGATGCACCTTTTACAACGCCCGGTGACTTTACCACACCAAACGAAGCATACTTCGCACACGCGGATGCCGTTCTTGCTCTAGCAGCCGATAACGGTATCGCAGTGATGCTTTTCCCTTCTTACCTCGGATACAACGGCAATTCCGAAGGCTGGTTTTCAGTCATGTCCGCTTTAACTGAACAAGAGTGTACCGAGTATGGACACTATGTCGGCAGCCGCTATGCGAGCTATGACAATATTATTTGGATGTGGGGTGGCGATTACACACCGCCTTCTAACTCGGTTGGTGAAGACTGCATGAAAGCCATTGCCGATGCCATTGTAGCTGCAGATCCTAATGCACCGACTTCGGCACATTGGGCTCCTGAAACAAGTTCTCGTGAAAAAAGCCGCTTTGCAGATAGGATCGACTACGTTGGGGCATACACCTACGGATATACTTTGCCTTTCTGCCGAAGCAAGCGCGATGAGCAACCCACGCGTCCTACTTTTTTGCTTGAGACACGCTATGAAAACGAAGCAGGTGAATCTGTTGTCAACATTCGACGTCAACAATGGTGGGGGATGCTTGGTTGTGGCGCTGGACAGATTTCTGGGAACAGACCTATCTGGCTTTTCGATAGCGGATACGCCGATGAGTATGACTCACCGCTTTCGTTGTATCAACAGCGCCTCGCGGCACTCATTTCTGCCCGTCCGTGGTATGATTTAGAACCCACAGATACACTTGTCACTTCCGGGGAAGGCAGTGGATCTTCTGAAGTAGCGGCATCGCTCACTGCCGATGGAACGCTCGCACTCGTTTATCTTCCACCCGACCACAACTCCGGTATCACAGTCGACCTTAGCTTGATGAGTGGATCAGTTACGGCCACTTGGT belongs to Myxococcales bacterium and includes:
- a CDS encoding GNAT family N-acetyltransferase encodes the protein MEFSVHDSVASVGKRSIDVLAKGQSPFTQYAFLHALEHSKSVSAETGWIPQHVFVADEKGAAAFMPCYLKFHSFGEYIFDFAWADAAERAGINYYPKLLSAVPFTPASGRRILLREGLELAELLPSIHQAILHLFDKHKISSWHLLFCQEREANAFSDFDALCRLSYQFHWKRQVTWSTFEDYLLAMRSSARKQIRKERRVAQSHGFDLRIIRPEELTAEHINALYRFYQNTVDDKFAHAYLTRDFFEELQRNPENFLATFAFDQGKPVAAALFFHKANTLYGRYWGADIEADSLHFELCYYLPIEWCLEQGIDYFEAGAQGTHKIKRGFLPASCYSAHLFQDTRLASAVARFIRLERKSVEQEMSLLSQHSPFKQTATDTKD
- a CDS encoding DUF4038 domain-containing protein, giving the protein MTLNHLPVALFFLLSLLGIACSSSKNSANLNDGGIDADAQTPIDANTADGGVGSGVFPLGVSANGRYVVDASGNPFLIHGEAAWSLIVQLNLTEAETYLQDRHSRGVTTLLVNLIESYFSDNPPNNANGDAPFTTPGDFTTPNEAYFAHADAVLALAADNGIAVMLFPSYLGYNGNSEGWFSVMSALTEQECTEYGHYVGSRYASYDNIIWMWGGDYTPPSNSVGEDCMKAIADAIVAADPNAPTSAHWAPETSSREKSRFADRIDYVGAYTYGYTLPFCRSKRDEQPTRPTFLLETRYENEAGESVVNIRRQQWWGMLGCGAGQISGNRPIWLFDSGYADEYDSPLSLYQQRLAALISARPWYDLEPTDTLVTSGEGSGSSEVAASLTADGTLALVYLPPDHNSGITVDLSLMSGSVTATWYDPTTDASVSAGSSLSGSQLFSHPGTNSEGQNDWLLELTTQP